A window of the Bacillus sp. A301a_S52 genome harbors these coding sequences:
- the hemH gene encoding ferrochelatase, producing the protein MTKTLGLLVMAYGTPRKMEEIEPYYTHIRGGRKPSQEQLDDLTNRYQAIGGISPLADITNDQTQKLEEELNRRYKDKEVQFKAYQGLKHIDPFVEEAVHSMNKDGIEEAVSIVLAPHYSSYSVKSYNGRAKEEAESIGGPIITSVDSWYDEPEFIDYWAEQIIKTRVTMTDEEKEHHVVIFSAHSLPEKILKNGDPYPDQLKETARLIARKADIKNYEIGWQSEGNTPDPWIGPDVQDLTRNLYEKQGYKAFMYCPVGFIADHLEVLYDNDYECKVVTDEVGAGYYRPEMPNAKPEFIQALATVIEKTLKG; encoded by the coding sequence ATGACTAAAACATTAGGCTTGTTAGTAATGGCTTATGGCACGCCACGAAAAATGGAAGAGATTGAACCGTACTATACCCATATTAGAGGTGGGAGAAAGCCGTCTCAGGAACAGCTGGATGATTTAACAAATAGGTATCAAGCCATCGGGGGGATTTCTCCTTTGGCTGACATTACAAATGATCAGACGCAGAAACTTGAAGAAGAACTTAATCGTCGATATAAAGACAAAGAGGTGCAATTTAAAGCGTATCAAGGATTAAAGCACATTGACCCATTTGTTGAGGAAGCCGTTCATAGTATGAATAAAGATGGAATTGAAGAAGCGGTTAGTATCGTCCTTGCTCCTCATTACTCTTCCTACAGCGTAAAGTCATATAATGGGCGGGCGAAAGAAGAAGCCGAGTCAATCGGCGGTCCAATAATTACAAGTGTAGACAGCTGGTATGATGAGCCTGAATTCATCGACTATTGGGCTGAGCAAATCATTAAAACACGTGTCACTATGACAGATGAAGAAAAAGAGCATCATGTCGTTATTTTTTCTGCCCACAGCTTGCCAGAGAAAATACTTAAAAACGGGGACCCGTATCCAGATCAATTAAAAGAAACAGCTCGTCTTATCGCGAGAAAAGCGGATATTAAAAACTATGAAATTGGATGGCAAAGTGAAGGAAATACACCAGATCCATGGATTGGTCCTGATGTGCAAGATTTAACACGGAATCTCTATGAAAAGCAAGGTTACAAAGCTTTCATGTATTGTCCAGTAGGGTTTATTGCCGACCATTTGGAAGTATTATACGATAATGATTATGAGTGTAAAGTGGTGACTGACGAAGTGGGCGCTGGTTACTATAGGCCCGAGATGCCAAATGCGAAGCCAGAATTCATTCAAGCTCTAGCAACAGTTATTGAGAAAACATTAAAAGGATGA
- the hemY gene encoding protoporphyrinogen oxidase, with protein MTKPRIAVVGGGITGLATAFYLQKELKAKAIDAELILYEASERLGGRIQTDYEEGFVIEQGPDSFLARKKSMSQLAEEVGLAEDLVSNRSGSFILNKDKLYPMPEGAVMGIPTQWMPFVKTGLFSLKGKSRAAFDLVLPRTMSDDEDQSLGYFFRRRLGNEVVDHLIEPLLSGIYAGDIDRLSLKATFPHFQQMEAKYRSLIMGMKSSMAKKQTSESSAKQSKNKGMFLTFKRGLQSFVDAIETHLVMCKIEKNKSLIEVEKQGENYRLSFQDGTSDVVDHLVLTTPHQHTYELFKQHSFMKPLGTIPATSVATVALAYPKEAVKKDIEGTGFVVSKKSNYTITACTWTHKKWVHSAPEDYALLRAYVGRAGDDSIVNKSDEEILQKVREDLDHIMDIEGEPTFYKVKRWQESMPQYQVGHVDMMTYVFSKFKAHYPKIILTGASYNGIGLPDCITQGKSAAEDIIAGL; from the coding sequence ATGACTAAACCACGAATTGCAGTAGTTGGAGGGGGAATCACAGGACTGGCTACTGCCTTCTATTTACAAAAAGAACTTAAAGCAAAAGCAATAGATGCTGAGCTAATTCTTTACGAAGCTAGTGAACGACTAGGCGGGCGTATACAAACAGATTATGAAGAGGGTTTTGTGATTGAACAAGGACCAGATTCATTTTTAGCAAGAAAGAAGAGTATGTCACAGTTAGCTGAGGAAGTAGGATTAGCTGAAGATCTTGTGAGCAATCGATCAGGCTCTTTTATACTGAATAAAGATAAACTTTATCCTATGCCTGAAGGAGCTGTTATGGGTATTCCAACTCAATGGATGCCCTTTGTAAAAACCGGCCTCTTTTCGTTGAAAGGAAAATCACGAGCAGCATTCGATCTCGTATTGCCTCGAACGATGAGTGATGATGAAGACCAATCTCTCGGCTATTTTTTTCGTCGACGCCTTGGAAATGAAGTTGTGGATCATCTTATTGAACCACTTCTATCAGGCATTTATGCAGGTGATATTGATCGACTCAGCTTGAAAGCTACTTTTCCCCATTTTCAACAAATGGAAGCGAAGTATCGCAGTCTTATCATGGGTATGAAATCATCGATGGCAAAAAAACAAACGAGTGAGAGTTCTGCGAAACAGTCGAAAAATAAAGGGATGTTTCTTACATTTAAACGTGGTTTACAGTCTTTTGTGGATGCGATTGAAACACATTTAGTGATGTGCAAAATTGAAAAAAATAAATCTCTTATAGAGGTTGAAAAACAGGGAGAAAACTATCGGCTATCTTTTCAAGACGGGACTAGTGATGTGGTTGATCATCTCGTTCTAACGACACCTCACCAGCATACTTATGAACTTTTTAAACAGCATTCATTTATGAAGCCGCTAGGTACTATACCTGCAACATCAGTTGCAACGGTGGCCCTTGCCTATCCAAAAGAAGCGGTAAAAAAAGATATCGAAGGAACAGGGTTTGTAGTCTCGAAAAAGTCAAACTATACTATTACAGCCTGTACATGGACGCATAAAAAATGGGTGCATTCAGCCCCAGAAGATTACGCTTTACTTCGTGCTTACGTCGGGAGAGCAGGAGATGATAGTATCGTGAATAAATCAGATGAAGAGATTCTTCAAAAAGTTCGGGAAGACTTAGATCATATTATGGATATTGAGGGCGAACCAACCTTCTATAAAGTTAAACGTTGGCAGGAATCAATGCCACAGTATCAAGTCGGTCACGTAGATATGATGACATATGTTTTTTCAAAATTTAAAGCACATTATCCAAAAATTATCCTTACGGGAGCAAGTTATAACGGCATCGGCTTGCCAGACTGTATTACTCAGGGGAAATCAGCCGCGGAAGACATCATTGCCGGGTTATAG
- a CDS encoding agmatinase family protein, which produces MEDSIIYGNTPCFLNAVNLVKYPERSKEMDVTVYGVPWEGAVTWGDYTGCELGPKVIRLSSARYSGYLPELDHIDVFEHLKIGDMGDVAVTPAEPEDTMEKIRQFSRKIWEKNTLAIAFGGDHGITFPIVKSLIECTGKKVGIIHLDAHYDNNEHSNGDPYGRGAPFARLYETDGVINSSLVHFGIHGPRNKPENGRLANDVGAITLTIHDIRQSSNIRAIARQAYQIASANTDVVYLSICSDVLDHAFNPGGPVDGNGLTSYELLNIVHEIASLGVIGMDYVEVYPQQDGNDFSSHFASYVALYALAGHIKSLKKN; this is translated from the coding sequence ATGGAAGACTCTATTATTTATGGAAATACTCCCTGTTTTTTAAATGCTGTAAATCTTGTTAAATACCCAGAAAGATCAAAAGAGATGGATGTGACTGTCTATGGTGTCCCTTGGGAAGGAGCCGTTACATGGGGAGATTACACAGGCTGCGAGCTCGGGCCAAAAGTAATTCGGTTAAGCTCTGCTAGATATAGCGGTTACTTACCGGAATTAGACCATATAGATGTTTTTGAACATCTCAAAATCGGCGATATGGGTGATGTGGCGGTGACACCTGCTGAGCCTGAAGATACAATGGAAAAGATTCGCCAATTCTCACGTAAAATCTGGGAAAAGAATACGCTTGCAATCGCTTTTGGTGGCGACCATGGTATCACGTTCCCTATTGTCAAAAGCCTCATAGAATGCACAGGTAAAAAGGTGGGTATCATCCACCTTGATGCTCACTATGATAATAATGAACATTCGAATGGTGATCCATACGGCCGAGGGGCTCCTTTTGCTCGCCTATATGAAACAGATGGGGTTATTAATAGCTCCCTCGTCCATTTTGGCATTCATGGTCCTCGGAATAAGCCAGAAAATGGTCGTCTTGCCAATGATGTCGGTGCCATTACATTGACCATTCACGATATACGTCAATCGTCAAATATAAGAGCAATTGCGCGCCAAGCTTATCAGATAGCTTCAGCCAATACGGATGTCGTTTATTTAAGCATCTGCAGCGATGTGTTAGACCACGCTTTTAATCCTGGAGGTCCTGTGGATGGTAACGGTTTGACCTCATATGAACTGTTAAATATCGTTCACGAGATTGCTTCTCTAGGTGTTATCGGTATGGATTATGTTGAAGTTTATCCACAGCAAGATGGGAATGATTTTAGTTCACACTTTGCTTCCTATGTGGCTTTGTATGCATTAGCAGGACATATTAAGAGTCTAAAGAAGAATTAG
- a CDS encoding HAMP domain-containing histidine kinase codes for MDKLENHVAKLLSDEKESIIKEISLLFNDIVGSEEDEQCLNRQLSYLYDSYLNTIQSKKERKQALVYKYKMLHNIDNVSVILSKIEKLRTVLVKKIKSFPVTKVDKLSAIVVLNELLLHLQKEIATSSDNKKNQELMSTRLQLSQLKQDRIEILSKLSTSFAHEIRNPLTSIKGFIQLLEQRLETSDEEGKYFYYIYREMEEVEQQVDQILLLSTKKNHQDLSFKTFCLNQLLLNSVESFQPIITESHISLESEFGDNVYIYGIKNQIKLVLNKLLQNALDALLLKDKDRKLIIRLTNEMNWLKIEFFNNGPPVSRMVEQSMFEPFVGTKELGKGLGLAVSKQLMRKHDGDICYIREQEWTVFKLLFPKDRNSHKNSD; via the coding sequence ATGGATAAGCTTGAAAACCATGTGGCCAAGCTACTAAGTGATGAGAAAGAAAGTATCATAAAAGAAATAAGTCTTCTTTTCAATGATATAGTGGGATCAGAAGAGGATGAGCAATGCTTAAATAGGCAATTGTCTTATTTATATGATTCTTATTTAAACACAATCCAATCCAAGAAAGAACGTAAACAAGCGCTAGTGTATAAATATAAAATGCTTCATAATATTGATAATGTTAGTGTTATTTTATCTAAAATAGAAAAACTACGTACCGTGCTTGTGAAAAAAATAAAGAGCTTCCCTGTGACGAAGGTTGATAAGCTTTCAGCTATAGTGGTATTAAATGAGTTATTGCTTCATTTACAAAAAGAAATTGCGACGAGCTCTGACAATAAAAAAAACCAAGAGTTAATGTCAACAAGACTCCAACTGTCGCAACTGAAACAGGATAGAATAGAAATTTTATCAAAATTATCCACAAGCTTTGCTCATGAAATACGTAATCCTCTCACGTCCATTAAGGGATTTATCCAGCTTTTAGAACAGAGGCTAGAGACTAGTGATGAAGAAGGTAAATATTTCTATTACATATATAGAGAAATGGAAGAAGTCGAACAGCAAGTTGATCAAATTTTGTTGCTCTCTACTAAAAAAAATCACCAAGATTTATCATTTAAGACATTTTGTTTAAACCAGCTTCTTCTAAATAGTGTAGAATCATTCCAGCCTATTATTACTGAAAGTCATATTTCTTTGGAATCAGAATTTGGAGATAACGTCTACATCTATGGAATTAAAAATCAAATAAAGCTCGTTTTAAATAAACTTTTACAAAATGCATTGGATGCTCTTTTACTAAAAGACAAAGATCGAAAGTTAATCATTCGATTGACGAATGAGATGAATTGGTTGAAGATAGAATTTTTTAATAATGGTCCCCCTGTTTCTCGTATGGTAGAACAAAGCATGTTTGAACCTTTTGTAGGTACGAAAGAACTAGGAAAAGGCTTAGGTCTTGCTGTTTCCAAGCAGTTAATGCGCAAACATGATGGCGATATCTGCTATATAAGGGAACAGGAATGGACTGTTTTTAAATTACTATTTCCTAAAGATCGTAATTCTCACAAAAACAGTGACTAA
- a CDS encoding Spo0B domain-containing protein: MEQKDVVNVLRHYRHDVLNHIQLINGYLAMGKMEKAHGLIDDLVRQAKNESHVSNLNMNRFAEEILTFNWAPHAFFLSFEVVSSSNDWSEWEEVIVSFFKEMMALFDTYVVSGEDQQVFVMISDINGKGLEVDFHGTLSTDGKWHEDIRQLKVTYAHYLTQFEWNESECYVKFNVE; the protein is encoded by the coding sequence ATGGAACAAAAAGACGTTGTTAATGTTTTACGTCACTACCGTCACGATGTACTTAATCATATCCAGCTTATAAATGGTTATTTGGCAATGGGAAAAATGGAGAAAGCTCATGGTTTAATTGATGATTTGGTTCGCCAAGCTAAAAATGAAAGCCATGTATCAAATTTAAATATGAATCGATTTGCAGAAGAAATATTGACATTTAATTGGGCTCCTCACGCTTTCTTTTTAAGCTTTGAAGTCGTATCTTCTTCAAATGATTGGTCAGAGTGGGAAGAAGTTATAGTCTCTTTTTTTAAAGAGATGATGGCATTATTTGATACTTATGTGGTAAGTGGGGAGGATCAGCAAGTTTTCGTGATGATAAGCGACATCAATGGTAAAGGTTTAGAGGTAGATTTTCATGGAACTCTGTCCACGGATGGGAAATGGCACGAAGATATTAGGCAATTAAAGGTGACATACGCACACTATTTAACTCAATTTGAATGGAATGAATCTGAATGCTATGTGAAGTTTAATGTAGAATAA
- the obgE gene encoding GTPase ObgE, translating into MFVDKVKIYVKAGDGGNGVVAYRREKYVPNGGPAGGDGGKGADVVFEVEEGLRTLMDFRYKRHFKADRGENGRPKNQHGKSRDALVVKVPPGTTISDEHTGQIVADLTEHGQRAIIVRGGRGGRGNSRFATPSNPAPEIAENGEPGQEKDLVLELKLLADAGLVGFPSVGKSTLLSVVSAAKPKIADYHFTTLSPNLGVVETDDQRSFVLADLPGLIEGAHAGVGLGHQFLKHIERTRVIVHVIDMSGTEGRDPYEDYLTINDELKQYNLRLTERPQIIAANKMDLPTSKENLEAFTEKIGNEAMIFPMSAVTKQGLAGLLRSVADMIETTPEFPLYEEEEIDQRVVYKYTKKDDPFSIVKDDDGGFTIEGHEIETVFKMTDFNRHDSVQRFSRKMRHMGIDQALRDLGAEDGDTVRILNYEFEFIE; encoded by the coding sequence ATGTTTGTAGATAAGGTGAAAATATATGTTAAAGCAGGCGATGGTGGAAATGGTGTTGTCGCTTATCGACGGGAAAAATATGTACCTAACGGCGGTCCGGCAGGAGGAGATGGCGGTAAAGGTGCCGATGTAGTTTTTGAGGTTGAAGAAGGTTTGAGAACGTTAATGGATTTTCGGTATAAACGACACTTTAAAGCTGATAGAGGTGAGAATGGCCGCCCTAAAAATCAACATGGAAAAAGTAGAGACGCATTAGTAGTAAAGGTTCCCCCAGGAACAACTATCTCTGATGAACATACTGGTCAAATCGTAGCAGATTTAACTGAACATGGGCAACGAGCCATTATTGTTCGCGGTGGACGTGGGGGAAGAGGTAACTCTAGATTTGCTACACCATCTAATCCTGCACCGGAAATTGCTGAGAATGGCGAACCTGGTCAAGAAAAAGATCTCGTTCTTGAATTGAAATTGTTGGCTGACGCGGGATTGGTAGGATTTCCGAGTGTTGGGAAATCCACATTACTCTCTGTCGTATCAGCAGCCAAACCGAAAATTGCAGATTATCATTTTACCACCCTTTCTCCTAACCTTGGTGTCGTGGAGACGGATGATCAACGAAGCTTTGTACTAGCGGATTTACCGGGATTAATTGAAGGAGCGCATGCAGGAGTTGGTTTAGGTCATCAATTTCTAAAACATATCGAACGCACAAGAGTTATTGTACATGTGATTGATATGAGTGGTACCGAAGGAAGAGATCCTTACGAGGATTATTTAACGATTAATGACGAATTAAAGCAGTATAATTTACGGCTAACAGAGCGACCTCAGATAATTGCGGCTAATAAAATGGACTTGCCTACCTCAAAGGAGAATTTAGAAGCTTTCACTGAAAAAATTGGAAATGAAGCTATGATATTTCCGATGTCAGCTGTAACTAAACAAGGTCTTGCTGGTCTCTTGAGGTCAGTTGCGGATATGATTGAAACAACACCTGAATTTCCACTTTATGAAGAAGAAGAAATTGATCAGCGTGTCGTTTATAAATATACGAAAAAAGACGATCCTTTCTCAATAGTAAAAGATGATGATGGTGGCTTTACAATAGAGGGGCATGAGATAGAGACAGTATTTAAAATGACAGATTTTAACCGACATGACTCTGTCCAACGATTCTCTAGAAAAATGCGCCATATGGGGATTGATCAAGCTCTGAGAGATTTAGGAGCAGAAGATGGAGATACCGTCCGTATTTTAAATTATGAATTTGAGTTTATTGAGTAA